In Streptococcus dysgalactiae subsp. dysgalactiae, the following are encoded in one genomic region:
- a CDS encoding glycosyltransferase family 2 protein, which translates to MNINILLSTYNGERFLAEQIQSIQKQTIKDWTLLIRDDGSTDRTPDIIREFVKQDQRIQWINENQIENFGVIKNFYTLLKYQAADVYFFSDQDDIWLEDKLEVTLLEAQKHDLSKPLLVYTDLKVVNQQLEITHASMIKTQSAHANTTLLQELTENTVTGGTMMINQALAKEWNTCEGLLMHDWYLALVAAARGKLVYLDIPTELYRQHDANVLGARTWSKRMKHWLRPHQLIRKYWWLITSSQQQAQLLLDLPLQPKDRDMVEAYVSLLSKSLTKRLATLKTYGFRKNRAFHTLVFWSLVITLFGYRRK; encoded by the coding sequence ATGAACATTAACATTTTATTGTCCACTTACAATGGGGAACGCTTCTTAGCCGAACAGATTCAGAGCATCCAGAAACAAACTATCAAGGATTGGACCTTGTTGATTAGAGATGATGGATCCACAGATAGAACACCCGACATTATTCGCGAGTTTGTCAAACAAGATCAACGTATTCAGTGGATTAATGAAAATCAGATTGAAAATTTCGGGGTTATTAAGAATTTTTATACCCTCCTAAAATATCAAGCAGCTGATGTTTATTTCTTTAGTGATCAAGATGACATTTGGCTAGAAGATAAATTAGAAGTGACCTTGTTGGAAGCACAAAAACATGATTTATCGAAGCCGTTATTGGTCTACACGGACCTAAAAGTCGTCAATCAACAATTAGAAATAACCCACGCCAGCATGATTAAAACCCAATCTGCTCACGCCAATACTACCTTGCTTCAAGAGTTAACTGAAAATACGGTAACAGGTGGGACCATGATGATTAACCAGGCCTTGGCAAAGGAGTGGAACACGTGTGAAGGGCTCTTAATGCATGATTGGTACTTGGCTTTAGTAGCTGCAGCTAGAGGAAAGTTGGTCTATCTAGATATTCCAACGGAACTCTATCGCCAACACGATGCCAATGTACTGGGGGCTAGAACTTGGTCTAAGCGAATGAAGCATTGGCTAAGACCTCATCAACTTATCCGAAAGTATTGGTGGCTGATTACTTCTAGTCAACAGCAGGCCCAATTATTATTAGATTTACCACTACAACCAAAAGATCGTGATATGGTAGAAGCATATGTTTCGTTATTGAGCAAGTCATTGACTAAACGGTTGGCTACCTTAAAAACATACGGCTTTCGTAAAAACCGTGCCTTTCATACCTTAGTTTTTTGGAGCCTAGTCATCACCCTATTTGGTTACAGGAGAAAATAA
- a CDS encoding glycosyltransferase family 2 protein, with translation MKKDLLVMIPAYNEEESIKRVVENLKTNYPQYDYLVINDGSSDKTSSICHLNDYNIIDLPENLGLSGAIQTGFKYAFKKGYDRALQFDADGQHLPQYIELLSKAIDEGNDCVIGSRFVNVEKHKSLRMLGNSLISLFIKLTTGKTITDPTSGMRIFNKKLIEIYATNINYTPEPDTISYLIRQGYKVSEVQVQMNERIAGQSYLTLSRSIKYMIHMFISIILIQNFRKR, from the coding sequence ATGAAAAAAGATTTATTAGTAATGATTCCAGCATATAATGAGGAGGAATCAATTAAGCGCGTTGTAGAAAACTTGAAGACAAATTATCCGCAGTATGATTACCTTGTCATTAATGATGGTTCTTCTGATAAAACATCCAGCATATGTCATCTAAATGATTATAATATTATTGATTTACCAGAAAATTTAGGTTTGTCTGGTGCTATTCAAACTGGTTTTAAATACGCCTTTAAGAAAGGGTATGATAGAGCATTACAGTTTGATGCGGATGGTCAACACTTGCCTCAGTATATTGAATTACTAAGTAAAGCAATTGATGAGGGAAATGATTGTGTCATAGGTTCACGTTTCGTGAATGTTGAGAAGCATAAATCATTAAGAATGCTAGGAAATAGTTTAATTAGTCTTTTTATCAAGTTGACTACAGGAAAAACAATTACAGATCCAACTTCAGGAATGAGAATATTCAATAAAAAACTGATTGAAATTTATGCCACTAATATTAACTATACTCCTGAACCAGATACAATTTCTTATTTAATCCGTCAAGGATATAAGGTTTCAGAGGTTCAGGTTCAAATGAACGAACGAATAGCTGGTCAATCATATCTCACATTGTCAAGATCAATTAAGTATATGATTCACATGTTTATTTCGATTATTCTAATTCAGAATTTTAGAAAGAGGTAG
- a CDS encoding glycosyltransferase family 4 protein: MKTVAIFTAFVSPHLGGVERYTEKIAQQLINQGYRVIIVTTNSHELLELENSHMMTIYRFPSKSLFKQRYPIFNKNNIYKSMFERLKKENIDFIICNTRFYLTTLMGLKMAKLKNIPGIVIEHGGGYVQVGENVKGHMVLDSCAKIYEHVITFLIKRYHPNFYAVSKRSMSWLKKFGIKASGVIYNSVDSSLYTQYKNKSYLSGLEDKIIISFAGRVIKEKGVLLLLEAFERLNNRENVVLVIAGDGPLLEELRLQYQDDFSIIFTGKLNFDQTMSLMSQSDIFVNPSVYAEGLPTAVLEAGMLKCAVLATDRGGVVEVITDNSKGVIIDDSIDSIKKELELLITNESQRSKLQEEIHYQVFKHFTWEVTVQSLIANILESD, translated from the coding sequence TTGAAAACAGTCGCTATTTTTACGGCTTTTGTAAGCCCTCACTTAGGTGGTGTTGAGCGATATACTGAGAAAATTGCTCAACAACTTATTAATCAAGGCTATAGGGTTATTATTGTCACTACTAATAGTCATGAATTATTGGAACTTGAAAATAGTCATATGATGACTATCTATAGATTCCCCTCTAAAAGCCTATTTAAACAACGTTATCCTATTTTTAATAAAAACAACATCTACAAATCCATGTTTGAAAGATTGAAAAAGGAGAATATTGATTTTATCATCTGTAATACACGTTTTTATTTGACCACACTGATGGGATTAAAAATGGCTAAACTTAAAAATATCCCTGGAATTGTTATTGAACATGGAGGAGGATATGTTCAAGTTGGGGAAAATGTAAAAGGGCATATGGTCTTGGATTCATGTGCTAAAATCTATGAACATGTCATAACATTTTTAATCAAAAGGTATCATCCGAACTTTTATGCCGTCTCAAAAAGAAGCATGAGTTGGCTTAAAAAGTTTGGGATTAAAGCTTCAGGAGTTATTTATAATTCAGTTGATTCGAGTCTTTATACCCAGTACAAAAATAAATCATATCTCTCAGGACTTGAAGACAAAATTATTATTTCATTTGCAGGTAGAGTTATCAAAGAGAAAGGGGTGCTTCTTTTATTAGAGGCTTTTGAACGACTAAATAACAGAGAAAATGTCGTCCTCGTTATTGCTGGAGATGGCCCCTTGTTAGAAGAACTTCGATTGCAATATCAAGATGATTTCTCTATTATATTTACTGGGAAGCTAAACTTTGATCAAACGATGTCTCTGATGTCTCAATCCGATATTTTTGTTAATCCCTCTGTATATGCTGAAGGACTTCCAACAGCGGTTTTAGAAGCTGGGATGTTAAAATGTGCAGTATTGGCAACCGATAGAGGTGGTGTTGTGGAAGTCATTACGGATAATTCTAAAGGTGTTATCATTGATGATTCGATAGATTCTATCAAAAAGGAACTAGAGTTATTAATAACAAACGAGTCACAGCGTTCGAAACTCCAAGAAGAAATTCATTATCAGGTCTTTAAGCACTTTACTTGGGAAGTTACAGTTCAAAGCCTAATTGCAAACATTCTAGAGTCAGACTAG
- a CDS encoding DUF2304 domain-containing protein, which translates to MHISLQLILIVVAFLTTLFMIDSIRKSKILIEDSFFWLFFSLIILLLSIFPGMAVFFSDLLGFESPANFVFLSIIFLLIINQFFITKKLSLTEIKLKKTIQYLALKEKVEDANKN; encoded by the coding sequence ATGCATATTAGTTTGCAATTAATCTTAATAGTAGTGGCATTCTTGACAACACTTTTCATGATAGATAGTATTCGAAAATCTAAAATTTTAATTGAAGATAGTTTTTTTTGGCTATTTTTCTCTCTAATTATTCTCTTGTTATCTATCTTTCCGGGCATGGCAGTATTTTTCTCTGACCTGTTAGGGTTTGAGTCTCCTGCTAATTTTGTTTTTTTATCTATTATATTTTTGTTAATCATCAATCAGTTTTTCATCACTAAAAAATTATCACTTACGGAGATAAAACTAAAAAAGACGATTCAATATTTAGCTCTCAAAGAGAAAGTAGAAGACGCTAACAAAAACTAA
- a CDS encoding ABC transporter ATP-binding protein, with the protein MINNKIAVKVEHVSKSFKLPTEATKSFRATLVNRFRGIKGFTEQQVLKDINFEVYKGDFFGIVGRNGSGKSTLLKIISQIYAPEKGQVTVDGKMVSFIELGVGFNPELTGRENVYMNGAMLGFTKEEINAMYDDIVDFAELHDFMNQKLKNYSSGMQVRLAFSVAIKAQGDVLILDEVLAVGDEAFQRKCNDYFMERKDSGKTTILVTHDMGAVKKYCNRAVLIEDGLVKAYGEPFDVANQYSVDNTEAKEELQDSEKVAVSDIVQQLRVNLTSKQRITPKEIISFEVSYEVLKDEPTYIAFSLTDMDRNIWVYNDNSLDQLVEGIGKKTISYQCHLSHLNDIKLKLEVTVRDKDGQMLLFSTAEQSPKIIIQRDDITSDDFSALDSASGLYQRNGQWTFS; encoded by the coding sequence ATGATTAATAATAAAATTGCAGTTAAAGTAGAGCATGTTAGCAAATCTTTTAAGCTTCCAACAGAAGCGACAAAAAGTTTTAGAGCGACACTCGTTAATCGCTTTAGGGGCATTAAAGGATTTACAGAACAACAAGTATTAAAAGACATTAATTTTGAGGTATATAAAGGAGATTTTTTTGGTATTGTTGGTCGAAATGGATCGGGTAAATCAACACTCCTGAAAATTATTTCACAAATTTATGCTCCAGAAAAAGGACAAGTAACCGTAGATGGCAAAATGGTTTCTTTTATTGAACTAGGAGTAGGGTTTAATCCTGAATTAACAGGCCGTGAAAATGTTTATATGAACGGGGCTATGCTAGGATTCACAAAAGAAGAAATTAACGCTATGTATGATGATATTGTGGATTTTGCTGAGTTACATGATTTTATGAATCAGAAGTTAAAAAATTATTCTTCTGGAATGCAGGTCCGCCTAGCCTTTTCAGTCGCCATTAAAGCTCAAGGAGATGTTCTTATCCTTGACGAAGTACTTGCTGTTGGAGATGAAGCTTTTCAACGAAAATGTAACGATTATTTCATGGAAAGAAAAGATAGTGGCAAGACAACCATCTTAGTGACACATGACATGGGAGCTGTCAAAAAATATTGTAATCGAGCGGTACTTATCGAAGATGGTCTTGTTAAGGCTTATGGAGAACCATTTGATGTTGCTAATCAATACAGTGTGGATAATACTGAAGCAAAAGAGGAGTTACAAGATTCTGAAAAAGTTGCCGTATCGGACATTGTTCAACAACTAAGGGTAAATTTGACGTCTAAGCAAAGAATAACACCTAAAGAGATTATTTCGTTTGAGGTTTCATATGAGGTTTTAAAAGATGAACCCACCTATATTGCTTTTTCTTTGACAGATATGGATAGAAATATCTGGGTTTATAATGATAACTCCTTAGATCAGTTAGTAGAAGGGATAGGGAAAAAGACTATTTCTTACCAATGTCATTTATCACACCTTAATGATATTAAGCTAAAACTTGAAGTAACTGTTCGAGATAAAGATGGGCAAATGTTACTTTTTTCTACAGCAGAACAGTCTCCTAAAATTATTATTCAAAGGGATGATATAACTTCAGATGACTTTTCTGCTCTTGATTCAGCAAGTGGTCTGTATCAGCGAAATGGACAGTGGACATTTAGTTAA
- a CDS encoding glycosyltransferase family 2 protein translates to MHKVSIICTNYNKAPWLGEALDSFLNQKTNFEVDIIVIDDASTDESKTILEDYQTRFPEKITLLFNDHNLGITKTWIKACLYAKGKYIARCDGDDYWTDDSKLQKQVDALEASKYSKWSNTDFDFVDNKGKVLHSNAFETGYIPFTDTYEKVLALKGMTMASTWVVDAELMRFVNQKINIETPDDTFDMQLELFQLTSLTYINDSTTVYRMTSNSDSRPADKKKMIHRIKQLLQTQVSYLDKYPQANIPQIANLLMEQDGKNELRIHELSCLINDLRQELNEKREQQKEREFEIKEIIENQSRQICELTHQYNCVINSRRWKYLSKLIDFIRRKK, encoded by the coding sequence ATGCATAAAGTTTCAATTATATGTACCAATTACAATAAAGCTCCATGGTTAGGTGAAGCTTTGGATAGTTTTTTGAATCAAAAAACAAATTTCGAAGTAGATATTATTGTTATTGATGACGCTTCTACAGATGAATCAAAAACAATATTAGAAGACTACCAAACAAGGTTCCCTGAAAAAATTACACTGCTTTTTAATGATCATAATTTAGGTATAACTAAGACTTGGATAAAGGCATGTCTTTATGCGAAAGGAAAATATATTGCTAGGTGTGATGGAGACGATTATTGGACAGATGATTCAAAACTTCAAAAACAGGTAGATGCTTTAGAAGCATCTAAGTATTCGAAGTGGTCTAATACAGACTTTGACTTTGTAGATAATAAAGGAAAAGTGTTACACTCTAATGCATTTGAGACAGGGTATATTCCTTTTACAGATACATATGAGAAAGTTTTGGCGCTTAAAGGGATGACAATGGCTTCTACTTGGGTTGTTGATGCCGAACTCATGAGATTTGTTAATCAAAAAATTAACATTGAAACACCCGATGATACTTTTGATATGCAATTAGAGTTGTTTCAATTAACGTCGCTAACTTATATTAATGATTCAACAACAGTTTACAGGATGACTTCAAATTCTGATTCTAGGCCAGCTGATAAAAAAAAAATGATTCATCGAATAAAACAGTTGCTTCAAACACAAGTGTCCTACTTAGATAAATATCCTCAAGCGAACATACCGCAAATCGCTAATTTATTAATGGAGCAAGATGGTAAAAATGAATTGCGTATTCATGAACTAAGCTGTTTGATAAATGATTTACGACAAGAACTCAATGAAAAAAGAGAACAGCAAAAAGAAAGAGAATTCGAGATAAAAGAGATAATAGAAAATCAGAGTCGACAAATTTGTGAATTGACACATCAATATAACTGTGTCATTAATTCACGTCGTTGGAAGTACCTGTCAAAACTCATTGATTTTATTAGGAGAAAAAAATGA
- a CDS encoding DUF2142 domain-containing protein codes for MLEIVTSRLHNIPKTVAILLGSFAVFVALYGKSMDLPITFLVILFLTSLVLMTFLPSKIEVATLLIIAIMGTIAAFISPINDIPDERVHFARALYLSEGNINLSNDDSKLVVSDDINIIDHNTGKPLQHQLWLKDKTQEMISFKEIRSTNGYYNFSYIPQAIGLVLSKYLGLPIGIAYLLGRICNVLAYGLLVYIALKIADKGQQLLAVASLLPMNIYIAGSFNQDAVSLGIIILTISLFVRIITISKIKISYLLFYTLLCSVIAFTKLPYILLIFLLVFIPSDKFEEKKYQVLFFKLLSILTVLLVTVIWLKLYGQIKSPQIDMAEFLQRVNLKQQLISIIKHPISYGATLLKHTLLHLINPVGIEVFGPLSYGMTELFPLSMVYYAMVVINNANKVKVSSLSRVGMGLISFGIIGGIVLSLYLTFTPVGEATVLGIQDRYFLGIIPLMFIWLSFNNKRFEKCQNILSDRQVATCSLIFILAMIIRVMLQYYT; via the coding sequence ATGTTAGAGATCGTAACCAGTAGATTGCATAATATACCAAAGACAGTTGCAATATTACTAGGATCATTTGCAGTATTTGTGGCTTTATATGGTAAGTCAATGGATTTACCAATAACATTCTTAGTGATTCTATTTTTAACATCATTAGTTTTAATGACGTTTTTACCCTCTAAGATTGAAGTAGCGACACTATTAATTATTGCTATTATGGGGACAATTGCTGCTTTTATTTCGCCAATTAATGATATTCCGGATGAGAGAGTACATTTTGCTAGGGCTTTATATTTATCTGAAGGGAATATAAATTTGTCTAACGATGACTCTAAATTAGTCGTTTCAGATGATATCAATATCATTGATCATAATACTGGGAAGCCATTACAGCACCAACTTTGGTTGAAAGACAAAACACAAGAAATGATTTCATTTAAGGAAATCAGATCAACTAATGGGTATTATAATTTTTCTTATATTCCTCAAGCTATTGGTTTAGTTCTAAGTAAATACTTAGGCCTTCCAATTGGCATAGCTTATCTCTTGGGCCGTATATGCAATGTGTTAGCATACGGACTGTTGGTATACATTGCTTTAAAAATAGCAGATAAAGGTCAACAATTACTAGCTGTTGCTAGTTTGTTACCAATGAACATATATATTGCTGGTTCTTTTAATCAGGACGCTGTTTCTTTAGGGATAATTATCCTAACAATCTCGCTATTTGTCAGGATAATAACTATTTCAAAAATAAAGATATCTTATTTACTATTTTACACACTGCTTTGTTCAGTCATTGCTTTTACTAAATTACCTTACATTCTATTAATTTTTCTGCTTGTTTTTATACCGTCTGATAAGTTTGAAGAAAAAAAATATCAGGTATTGTTCTTTAAGTTGTTGAGTATCTTAACAGTATTACTTGTGACAGTTATCTGGCTTAAATTGTATGGTCAGATTAAATCTCCGCAGATTGATATGGCAGAATTTCTTCAGAGAGTTAATTTAAAACAACAATTGATTAGTATTATAAAACATCCTATTTCATATGGGGCCACTTTACTGAAGCATACTCTTCTTCATTTAATCAATCCAGTAGGTATTGAGGTTTTTGGACCCTTATCTTATGGGATGACAGAATTATTTCCACTAAGTATGGTTTATTATGCCATGGTGGTTATCAATAACGCTAATAAAGTAAAGGTTAGCTCCTTATCTCGAGTAGGAATGGGTCTGATATCTTTTGGTATAATTGGGGGAATTGTATTAAGCTTATATTTAACTTTTACCCCGGTTGGAGAAGCGACTGTGTTAGGAATTCAAGATCGTTACTTCTTAGGAATCATTCCTTTAATGTTTATATGGCTATCTTTTAATAACAAGAGGTTTGAAAAGTGTCAGAATATATTATCTGACCGTCAAGTTGCCACATGCTCCTTAATCTTTATCTTAGCAATGATTATTAGGGTAATGTTACAATATTATACTTAA
- the cps2T gene encoding beta 1-4 rhamnosyltransferase Cps2T has protein sequence MQDVFIIGSRGLPAKYGGFETFVEELISHQSAKNIRYHVACLSNTKHKLHFDYKGADCFYLNPPKLGPARVIAYDMMATAYALSYCDQHQIKKPIFYVLGNTIGAFIAPFVKQIHDRGGRFLINPDGLEWKRSKWSRPVQAYLKFAEKQMTKYADLVISDNSGIDRYLKQVYPWSKTCFIAYGTETTPSSLTATDSKVKAYFQTFGIKEKEYYLILGRFVPENNYQTAIKEFMASSSKRDLVIICNHEGNPYFKQLLAETGCDEDPRIKFVGTLYDKELLTYIREEAFAYIHGHEVGGTNPGLLEALAHTNLNLVLGVDFNQSVARSAAFYWTKEKGQLAELINQVDTGLDDIALGKKAKAIIQEHYTWEKIVGEYEALFLDEH, from the coding sequence ATGCAGGATGTTTTCATCATTGGTAGCAGAGGGTTACCAGCAAAATATGGTGGCTTTGAGACCTTTGTCGAAGAATTAATTAGCCACCAATCAGCTAAAAACATTCGTTATCACGTTGCTTGTTTAAGCAATACGAAGCATAAGCTTCATTTTGACTACAAGGGGGCAGATTGTTTTTACCTTAATCCCCCAAAACTTGGACCTGCTAGAGTTATTGCCTATGATATGATGGCTACTGCTTATGCCTTATCTTATTGTGATCAGCATCAGATTAAGAAACCTATTTTTTATGTTTTAGGAAATACCATAGGTGCCTTTATTGCTCCTTTTGTCAAACAAATTCATGACAGAGGTGGTCGCTTTTTGATTAATCCAGATGGTTTGGAATGGAAACGTTCCAAATGGTCAAGACCAGTTCAAGCTTATTTAAAGTTTGCTGAAAAACAGATGACCAAGTATGCTGATTTGGTTATTTCAGATAATAGCGGTATTGATCGTTACCTTAAACAGGTTTATCCTTGGTCAAAAACGTGTTTTATTGCTTATGGAACGGAGACCACGCCTTCAAGTTTGACAGCAACTGACAGTAAGGTTAAGGCTTATTTCCAAACCTTTGGCATTAAAGAAAAAGAATATTATTTAATTCTAGGACGATTTGTTCCCGAAAATAATTACCAGACAGCCATCAAAGAATTTATGGCATCGTCATCCAAACGCGATTTAGTGATTATTTGCAATCATGAAGGTAATCCTTATTTCAAGCAGCTGCTTGCTGAAACAGGTTGTGATGAAGATCCTCGTATTAAGTTCGTTGGAACACTTTATGATAAGGAATTGTTGACCTATATTCGTGAAGAAGCTTTTGCTTACATTCATGGACATGAAGTTGGGGGAACCAACCCTGGTCTTTTAGAAGCGTTAGCCCATACCAACCTTAATTTGGTGTTGGGGGTGGATTTTAATCAGTCAGTGGCACGTTCAGCTGCTTTTTATTGGACTAAAGAAAAAGGTCAATTAGCTGAGTTGATTAATCAAGTGGATACAGGTCTTGATGATATTGCCTTAGGCAAAAAAGCCAAGGCTATTATTCAGGAACACTACACTTGGGAAAAAATTGTTGGGGAGTACGAGGCTTTATTTTTAGATGAACATTAA
- a CDS encoding ABC transporter permease, which produces MNFLTKKNRILLREMVKTDFKLRYQGSAIGYLWSILKPLMMFTIMYLVFIRFLRLGGNVPHFPVALLLANVIWSFFSEATSMGMVSIVSRGDLLRKLNFSKHIIVFSAILGALINFLINLVVVLIFALINGVTISNYAYFSFFLFVELVVFVVGIALLLSTVFVYYRDLAQVWEVLLQAGMYATPIIYPITFVLERHPLAAKILMLNPIAQMIQDFRYLLIDRANVTIWQMSTNWFYIAIPYLIPFILLFIGITVFKKNATKFAEII; this is translated from the coding sequence ATGAATTTTTTAACAAAGAAAAACCGCATTTTACTGAGAGAAATGGTAAAAACGGATTTTAAATTACGCTATCAGGGAAGCGCTATTGGTTATTTATGGTCTATTTTGAAGCCACTGATGATGTTTACCATTATGTACTTAGTGTTTATTCGTTTCCTTCGTTTAGGTGGAAACGTTCCACACTTTCCTGTAGCTTTGTTGTTGGCTAATGTTATCTGGTCGTTTTTTTCAGAAGCAACAAGTATGGGTATGGTATCTATTGTATCCCGAGGAGACTTATTGCGAAAATTGAACTTTTCTAAACACATCATTGTTTTTTCAGCCATTTTAGGTGCTTTGATAAATTTTCTGATAAATTTGGTTGTTGTTTTGATTTTTGCTTTGATTAACGGCGTTACAATTTCAAATTACGCTTATTTTTCTTTCTTTCTATTTGTTGAGCTAGTGGTTTTCGTAGTAGGAATTGCACTATTACTCTCTACAGTATTTGTTTATTATCGTGATTTAGCTCAAGTCTGGGAAGTCCTACTGCAAGCAGGAATGTACGCTACACCAATTATCTATCCAATCACGTTTGTTTTAGAGAGGCATCCTCTTGCTGCGAAAATCCTCATGTTAAATCCAATTGCACAGATGATTCAGGATTTCCGCTATTTACTTATTGATAGAGCAAATGTTACTATTTGGCAGATGTCAACAAATTGGTTTTATATAGCTATTCCTTATCTTATACCATTTATTTTATTATTTATTGGTATAACCGTTTTTAAGAAAAATGCGACTAAATTTGCGGAGATTATTTAA
- a CDS encoding rhamnan synthesis F family protein, with the protein MNRVLLYVHFNKYNKVSKHIYYQLEKLRPLFTTVVFISNSKVEQKELENLQKQRLIDSFIQRENKGFDFAAWHDGMMKSGFDDLKLCDSLTIMNDTCFGPLWEMEPYFEKFDNNQSVDFWGLTNNRKTSSFKEHIQSYFITFKQHVIQSDAFLNFWKTIKEYDDVQEVIQKYETQVTTTLLEAGFNYQTVFDTREVDSSFMLHPDFSYYNPTAILQHRVPFIKVKAIDANQHITPYLLNMIEEETTYPVGLIISHMSQVGLPDAKYLLARKYLPFESLVTQNVPRIAVHLHVFYVDLLNEFLEAFDSWEFQYDLYITTDTKEKKEAIEKLLVQSNRHAHLYVTGNVGRDVLPMLLLKDKLRDYDYIGHFHTKKSKEADFWAGESWRKELINMLIKPANEIVRSFENNDIGIVIADIPSFFRFNKIVDAWNEHLIAPEMMRLWQEMGLKKEIDFQSMDTFVMSYGTFVWFKFDALKPLFDLDLTVDDIPKEPLPQNSILHAIERLLVYIAWDRFYDFRIVKNSYDLSPFIENKLLNLRESGGARTYVNFDHMGGIKGALKYIIIGPARAMKYIVKRVLTSKR; encoded by the coding sequence ATGAATCGTGTTTTATTATATGTTCACTTTAATAAATACAATAAAGTCAGCAAGCATATTTACTATCAATTAGAAAAATTGAGACCACTCTTTACAACAGTTGTTTTTATTTCAAATAGTAAAGTGGAACAAAAAGAGTTAGAAAACTTACAAAAACAGAGACTCATTGATTCTTTTATCCAACGAGAAAACAAGGGGTTTGACTTTGCTGCTTGGCATGACGGCATGATGAAAAGTGGTTTTGACGACCTGAAATTATGTGATTCTTTGACTATTATGAACGACACGTGTTTTGGACCATTATGGGAAATGGAACCCTATTTTGAAAAATTCGATAACAATCAGTCAGTAGATTTTTGGGGACTAACTAATAATAGAAAAACAAGTAGCTTTAAGGAACACATTCAAAGTTATTTTATCACCTTCAAGCAACATGTTATTCAAAGTGATGCTTTTCTAAACTTTTGGAAAACGATTAAAGAATATGATGACGTTCAAGAAGTTATTCAAAAATATGAAACTCAAGTAACAACAACTCTTTTGGAGGCTGGTTTTAATTATCAGACCGTCTTTGACACAAGAGAGGTTGATTCTTCATTTATGTTACATCCGGATTTTTCCTATTATAATCCAACAGCAATTCTTCAACATCGTGTACCATTCATTAAGGTTAAAGCAATTGATGCTAATCAGCATATTACCCCATATTTACTGAATATGATAGAAGAAGAAACCACATATCCAGTAGGCCTTATCATTTCGCACATGTCACAAGTTGGTTTACCAGATGCAAAGTACCTTCTGGCAAGAAAGTATCTTCCTTTTGAATCACTGGTAACACAGAATGTTCCAAGAATTGCTGTCCATCTCCACGTGTTTTACGTTGATTTACTAAATGAATTTCTGGAAGCTTTTGATTCTTGGGAATTTCAGTATGATCTTTATATTACAACCGATACTAAAGAAAAAAAGGAAGCAATTGAAAAACTATTAGTACAATCAAATAGACATGCTCATTTATATGTTACTGGTAATGTCGGGAGAGATGTTCTACCAATGCTTTTATTAAAGGATAAATTGCGTGATTATGACTATATTGGTCATTTTCATACGAAAAAATCAAAAGAAGCGGATTTTTGGGCAGGAGAGTCTTGGAGAAAAGAGTTAATCAATATGTTGATTAAACCGGCTAATGAAATTGTGAGAAGTTTTGAGAATAATGACATTGGCATAGTGATTGCAGATATACCAAGTTTTTTCCGATTCAACAAAATTGTTGATGCATGGAATGAACATCTTATAGCTCCTGAGATGATGCGTTTATGGCAAGAAATGGGCTTAAAAAAAGAAATTGACTTCCAAAGTATGGATACTTTTGTGATGAGTTATGGAACGTTTGTATGGTTTAAATTTGATGCTCTCAAGCCGTTGTTTGACTTAGATTTGACTGTTGATGATATTCCGAAAGAACCCTTACCTCAAAACTCAATTTTACATGCTATTGAGCGATTATTAGTTTATATTGCATGGGATAGGTTTTATGATTTCCGAATTGTCAAAAATTCTTATGATCTTAGTCCTTTTATTGAAAATAAGCTTCTCAATTTGCGCGAAAGTGGTGGAGCTCGAACCTACGTCAATTTTGATCATATGGGTGGTATCAAAGGAGCGTTAAAATATATTATTATTGGCCCAGCCCGAGCTATGAAATATATTGTGAAACGAGTCTTAACGAGCAAGAGGTAA